A single window of Microplitis demolitor isolate Queensland-Clemson2020A chromosome 7, iyMicDemo2.1a, whole genome shotgun sequence DNA harbors:
- the LOC103574766 gene encoding histone H3.3A, whose amino-acid sequence MARTKQTARKSTGGKAPRKQLATKAARKSAPSTGGVKKPHRYRPGTVALREIRRYQKSTELLIRKLPFQRLVREIAQDFKTDLRFQSAAIGALQEASEAYLVGLFEDTNLCAIHAKRVTIMPKDIQLARRIRGERA is encoded by the exons atGGCACGTACAAAGCAGACAGCTCGTAAATCAACCGGAGGAAAAGCTCCGCGAAAACAATTGGCTACAAAAGCCGCGCGTAAGAGCGCACCTTCAACCGGTGGTGTCAAGAAACCCCATCGTTAccg ccCAGGTACGGTCGCTCTTCGTGAAATCAGAAGATACCAGAAGTCAACGGAGTTGTTGATCAGAAAGTTGCCCTTCCAACGATTGGTTCGTGAAATCGCTCAGGATTTCAAGACCGATTTGCGTTTCCAGAGTGCGGCCATCGGCGCTCTCCAGGAAGCTTCTGAAGCCTACTTGGTCGGTCTCTTTGAAGATACAAACTTGTGCGCAATTCACGCCAAGCGTGTAACAATTATGCCGAAAGATATCCAGTTGGCCCGACGAATCCGTGGTGAACGTGCTTAA